The Vibrio sp. SNU_ST1 genome has a segment encoding these proteins:
- a CDS encoding cytochrome c5 family protein translates to MDMSRRILSVVIAVLTFSTGAMASGLSEAEQNAIAERIKPVGQVYLVGSEPVAAEPTGPRDGAAVYGTFCIACHSSGVSGAPKTGDASDWGPRIAQGRDILADHAINGFNAMPAKGSCMDCSDDEIKDAIEHMIAGL, encoded by the coding sequence ATGGATATGTCTCGTCGAATTTTAAGCGTTGTCATCGCAGTTTTAACCTTTTCAACTGGCGCTATGGCTTCAGGCCTAAGCGAAGCAGAGCAAAATGCTATTGCTGAACGCATCAAACCAGTTGGCCAAGTTTACCTAGTCGGCAGCGAGCCAGTAGCCGCAGAACCAACAGGCCCTCGTGATGGCGCAGCAGTTTACGGTACCTTCTGTATCGCTTGTCACTCATCTGGTGTAAGTGGCGCACCTAAAACAGGTGATGCTAGTGACTGGGGTCCTCGTATTGCCCAAGGTCGCGACATCCTAGCTGACCACGCAATCAACGGCTTCAATGCTATGCCAGCGAAAGGTTCATGTATGGACTGTTCAGACGATGAAATCAAAGATGCTATCGAGCACATGATTGCTGGTCTGTAA
- a CDS encoding ABC transporter ATP-binding protein, whose amino-acid sequence MSLLEVKNLRIEYPSRHGVHAAVKSLSFNIERGEIVGVVGESGAGKSTVGNAVIDLLSPPGRIASGEVFLDGEKVSGLSPEQMRSVRGSKIGFIFQDPMTSLNPLFTVEQQLKETIHANMKVSDQEAYQRSLDLMNQVGIPQPENRLKQYPHQFSGGMRQRVVIAIALAGEPDLIIADEPTTALDVSIQDQILGLIRDLCIKKNVGCMLVTHDMGVVSNVTDRVAVMYRGDLVEFGPTAKVLGTPEHPYTHSLISAVPRSDRKLDRFPLVSYIEEAHEMEPLDVKNHWLGQSQDHRDYTGPLLNVENVNLRFTTKDSFFESRREYVQASNNVSFEVHEGETFGLVGESGSGKSTIARVIAGLYAPNSGKVTFEGVDLTGLKSEKERRPMRRQMQMVFQNPYTSMNPRMKIFDIIAEPIRFHKLTRNENETRQIVNDLLEHVGLGKMAGVKYPHEFSGGQRQRISIARALATRPRLLICDEPTSALDVSVQAQILNLLKDLQDELNLTMLFISHDLPVIRQMCDRVGVMQMGELLEVAPTEQLFQSPQHEYSKHLISLMPEFTGLREEKAVAQAAV is encoded by the coding sequence ATGTCACTTTTAGAAGTAAAAAATCTTCGTATCGAATACCCATCTCGTCATGGAGTTCACGCCGCAGTGAAATCACTTTCGTTCAACATTGAACGTGGTGAGATTGTTGGCGTTGTAGGCGAGTCTGGTGCAGGCAAATCAACAGTAGGTAATGCTGTGATCGATTTGCTGAGCCCTCCTGGTCGCATTGCTAGCGGCGAGGTATTTCTGGACGGTGAAAAAGTTTCAGGCTTATCTCCTGAACAGATGCGTTCTGTTCGCGGCTCAAAGATTGGTTTTATCTTCCAAGATCCAATGACTTCTCTTAATCCTCTATTCACAGTAGAACAGCAGTTAAAAGAGACGATTCATGCCAACATGAAGGTTTCGGATCAAGAAGCCTACCAGCGCTCATTAGATTTGATGAACCAAGTTGGTATTCCGCAACCAGAAAACCGTTTAAAGCAGTACCCACACCAATTCTCAGGCGGTATGCGTCAGCGTGTTGTTATCGCGATCGCACTGGCAGGTGAACCTGACCTAATCATCGCTGATGAACCAACAACAGCACTGGATGTTTCTATCCAAGACCAGATCTTGGGTTTGATTCGCGACCTATGTATTAAGAAGAATGTAGGTTGTATGTTGGTAACACACGACATGGGTGTGGTATCTAATGTTACCGATCGCGTAGCCGTTATGTATCGCGGTGATTTGGTTGAGTTTGGTCCGACGGCGAAAGTCCTCGGTACTCCTGAACACCCTTACACGCACAGTCTTATCTCCGCGGTTCCGCGTTCAGATCGTAAACTTGATCGTTTCCCTCTTGTGAGCTATATCGAAGAAGCACATGAGATGGAACCACTTGATGTGAAAAATCACTGGTTGGGTCAAAGCCAAGATCACCGTGATTACACTGGTCCACTATTAAATGTTGAAAACGTAAACCTGCGCTTCACCACTAAAGATTCATTCTTTGAGAGCCGTCGTGAGTACGTTCAGGCGTCAAACAACGTGAGCTTTGAAGTACACGAAGGTGAGACGTTTGGTTTGGTTGGTGAATCTGGTTCGGGTAAATCAACGATTGCTCGTGTGATTGCTGGTTTGTACGCACCTAACTCTGGCAAAGTAACGTTTGAAGGCGTTGATCTTACGGGACTTAAATCTGAAAAAGAACGTCGCCCAATGCGTCGTCAAATGCAGATGGTTTTCCAAAACCCTTATACATCAATGAACCCTCGAATGAAGATATTCGACATCATTGCTGAGCCGATCCGATTCCATAAACTTACGCGTAACGAGAATGAAACTCGTCAGATCGTTAACGACCTGCTAGAGCACGTTGGTTTAGGCAAGATGGCTGGGGTTAAATACCCACATGAATTCTCAGGTGGCCAACGTCAGCGTATTTCTATCGCTCGCGCCTTGGCAACTCGTCCACGTCTTTTGATTTGTGATGAACCTACCTCGGCGCTGGATGTGTCGGTTCAGGCTCAGATCCTTAACCTATTAAAAGATTTACAAGACGAGCTCAACCTAACCATGCTGTTCATCAGTCACGATTTACCGGTTATTCGCCAAATGTGTGATCGTGTTGGTGTGATGCAAATGGGAGAACTATTGGAAGTAGCGCCAACCGAGCAGCTATTCCAATCGCCTCAGCATGAATACAGCAAACACCTAATTTCTTTAATGCCTGAATTTACAGGTTTAAGAGAAGAAAAAGCAGTGGCACAAGCCGCGGTATAA
- a CDS encoding ABC transporter substrate-binding protein: MKTMKSKLAVALMAAGLSFSAAAADITVGYAADPVSLDPHEQLSGGTLQMSHMVFDPLVRFTQEMDFEGRLASSWERVDETTFRFNLRKGVKFHSGNELTADDVVWTFERLQASPDFKSIFTPYEKMVKVDDYTVELVSKAAYPLVLQTATYIFPMDSKFYSGQTAEGNDKSELVKHGNSFASTNVSGTGPFIVTQREQGVKVTFERFNDYWDTETEGNVDKLTLVPIKEDATRVAALLSGDVDMIHPVAPNDHKRVKKAKNIDLVTLPGTRIITFQMNQNSNEALKDVRVRQAIVHAINNEGIVKKIMKGFATAAGQQSPTGYAGHNEDLVPRYDLKKAKELMKEAGYEDGFTLTMAAPNNRYVNDAKVAQASAAMLSKIGIKVDLKTMPKAQYWPEFDLCSADMMMIGWHSDTEDSANFNEFLTMTRNEETGRGQYNCSGYSNPEMDAIVEASNTETDPVKRSKMLKGVEATLYNDAVFVPLHWQSEAWGAKSNVGAADVVNPMVMPYFGDLVVK; encoded by the coding sequence ATGAAAACCATGAAAAGCAAATTAGCAGTAGCTTTAATGGCAGCTGGCCTAAGCTTTAGTGCAGCAGCAGCAGATATTACCGTTGGCTACGCAGCTGACCCGGTATCACTTGACCCGCACGAGCAGCTGTCTGGTGGCACACTGCAAATGTCTCACATGGTGTTTGACCCTCTAGTACGTTTCACTCAAGAGATGGATTTTGAAGGCCGCCTAGCATCTAGCTGGGAGCGTGTTGATGAAACGACTTTCCGCTTTAACTTACGTAAAGGCGTGAAATTCCACTCTGGTAACGAACTGACTGCTGATGATGTTGTGTGGACTTTTGAACGTCTACAAGCTTCTCCAGACTTTAAGTCTATCTTCACGCCATACGAAAAAATGGTAAAAGTAGATGACTACACCGTTGAGCTAGTATCAAAAGCGGCTTACCCACTAGTACTACAAACAGCAACCTACATCTTCCCAATGGACAGTAAGTTCTACTCTGGTCAAACAGCGGAAGGTAATGACAAATCTGAGCTAGTTAAGCACGGTAACTCGTTTGCTTCGACTAACGTTTCTGGTACTGGTCCATTTATCGTAACGCAGCGTGAGCAAGGCGTTAAAGTCACGTTCGAGCGTTTCAACGATTACTGGGACACAGAAACTGAAGGTAACGTAGACAAGCTAACACTTGTGCCAATCAAAGAAGATGCAACGCGTGTAGCTGCACTTCTTTCTGGCGATGTTGATATGATTCACCCTGTTGCGCCAAACGATCACAAGCGTGTTAAAAAAGCTAAGAACATCGATCTAGTAACGCTACCTGGTACTCGTATCATTACGTTCCAAATGAACCAAAACAGCAACGAAGCACTGAAAGATGTGCGCGTTCGTCAAGCAATCGTTCATGCGATTAACAATGAAGGTATTGTTAAGAAAATCATGAAAGGTTTCGCGACAGCTGCTGGTCAGCAGAGCCCAACAGGCTACGCGGGTCACAACGAAGATCTAGTTCCTCGTTACGATCTGAAAAAAGCGAAAGAGCTGATGAAAGAAGCGGGCTACGAAGATGGCTTTACACTAACTATGGCAGCGCCTAACAACCGTTACGTGAACGATGCGAAAGTAGCGCAAGCGTCTGCGGCAATGCTGTCTAAGATTGGTATCAAAGTTGATCTTAAGACAATGCCTAAAGCACAGTACTGGCCAGAATTTGATCTATGTTCAGCTGACATGATGATGATCGGCTGGCACTCAGATACTGAAGATTCAGCTAACTTCAACGAGTTCTTAACAATGACTCGCAACGAAGAGACTGGCCGTGGTCAATACAACTGTTCTGGCTACTCAAACCCAGAAATGGATGCGATTGTAGAAGCTTCAAACACTGAAACTGACCCAGTTAAGCGTTCTAAGATGCTGAAAGGCGTTGAAGCAACACTTTACAACGATGCAGTCTTCGTTCCTCTACACTGGCAGAGTGAAGCGTGGGGCGCGAAATCTAACGTAGGTGCAGCAGACGTAGTAAACCCAATGGTTATGCCTTACTTCGGCGACCTAGTTGTAAAATAA
- a CDS encoding ABC transporter permease — MVTFLVKRLFQALIVMFVISLVAFAIQDNLGDPLRELVGQSVSEAERQALRDELGLNDPFVTKYSRFVGAALQGDLGTSYFFKRPAVDVILDKLVATLELVFGASLIIVCMSIPLGVYSAIHPKSFFTKLIMAGSSVGISVPVFLTAIMLMYVFSIELGWLPSFGRGDTANWFGWESGFLTLDGLAHLVLPSIALASIMLPLFIRLVRSEMLEVLSSEYIKFGKAKGLALNKIYYQHALKNTMLPVLTVGGVQIGTMVAYTILTETVFQWPGTGFLFLEAINRVDTPLITAYVIFVGLIFVVTNTIVDLLYGVINPTVNITGKGA, encoded by the coding sequence ATGGTTACGTTTCTGGTCAAGCGCCTGTTTCAGGCACTGATAGTGATGTTTGTGATCAGTTTGGTGGCGTTTGCCATTCAGGATAACCTGGGCGACCCGTTACGTGAGTTAGTCGGTCAATCTGTTTCAGAGGCGGAGCGTCAAGCGCTACGCGATGAACTCGGCTTAAATGATCCCTTCGTTACAAAATACTCTCGCTTTGTAGGCGCAGCTCTACAGGGTGATCTTGGTACTTCATACTTCTTTAAGCGACCTGCAGTTGATGTGATTCTAGATAAACTAGTGGCAACTCTGGAGCTGGTATTTGGTGCTTCTTTAATTATTGTTTGTATGTCGATCCCACTCGGCGTTTACTCTGCGATTCACCCAAAAAGCTTTTTTACCAAATTGATTATGGCAGGTAGTAGTGTCGGTATCTCGGTTCCTGTTTTCTTAACTGCAATCATGCTGATGTATGTGTTCTCTATCGAGCTCGGTTGGCTGCCGTCATTTGGACGTGGTGATACGGCCAACTGGTTTGGTTGGGAGTCTGGCTTCTTAACGCTAGATGGCCTTGCACACTTAGTTCTGCCGAGTATTGCTCTGGCATCTATCATGCTGCCACTGTTTATTCGTCTAGTTCGTTCTGAAATGCTAGAAGTTCTAAGTTCTGAATACATAAAGTTTGGTAAAGCGAAAGGCCTAGCGCTAAACAAAATCTATTACCAACATGCATTGAAAAACACCATGCTACCAGTTCTTACTGTTGGTGGTGTTCAGATTGGTACTATGGTGGCATACACCATTCTTACTGAGACGGTTTTCCAGTGGCCAGGTACAGGTTTCTTATTCTTAGAAGCGATTAACCGAGTGGATACTCCGCTGATTACCGCATACGTTATTTTTGTTGGTCTTATTTTCGTCGTGACTAACACAATTGTTGATTTGCTTTACGGTGTTATCAACCCAACCGTTAACATCACAGGGAAAGGAGCATAA
- a CDS encoding ABC transporter permease yields MEQTSTVPSRWERFKQSDIVYYFLRDKVAMVSFAIFSIFLVMALAAPILAPTDPYDVTSIDIMDSELPPSWMEDGEDRFLLGTDEQGRDILSTMLYGSRLSLTIGFLAVGLQLTLGIIIGLSAGYFGGRIDSFLMRFADVQLSFSTMMVAIIVSAIFKASFGSDFYAQYAVVMLVVIIGIAEWPQYARTIRASVLAEKKKEYVEAARVMGFRAPRIMFRHILPNCLSPILVISTVQVANAIMSEAALSFLGLGLPVDQPSLGALISTGFNYIFSGAWWITAFPGVLLVTLVLVINLLGDWLRDVFNPKIYKG; encoded by the coding sequence ATGGAACAGACATCGACAGTGCCGTCTCGCTGGGAACGTTTTAAGCAATCAGACATTGTGTATTACTTCTTACGCGACAAAGTGGCAATGGTGAGTTTTGCCATTTTCTCAATCTTCTTAGTGATGGCTCTAGCTGCACCTATTCTAGCGCCAACAGACCCGTACGACGTGACATCGATTGATATCATGGACTCAGAACTTCCACCATCATGGATGGAAGACGGTGAAGATCGCTTCTTGCTAGGAACGGATGAGCAAGGCCGTGATATTTTATCGACCATGCTTTACGGTTCGCGTTTATCACTGACCATTGGTTTCTTGGCGGTAGGTCTACAACTAACGCTTGGTATCATCATTGGCTTGTCTGCGGGTTACTTCGGTGGCCGTATTGATAGCTTCTTGATGCGCTTCGCTGATGTTCAGCTTTCGTTCTCAACCATGATGGTTGCGATCATTGTCTCGGCCATCTTTAAGGCAAGTTTCGGTAGTGATTTCTATGCACAATACGCTGTGGTGATGCTGGTGGTGATCATCGGTATTGCTGAATGGCCGCAGTATGCTCGTACGATTCGTGCATCGGTATTGGCTGAGAAGAAGAAAGAATACGTGGAAGCGGCGCGTGTGATGGGCTTTAGAGCGCCTCGCATCATGTTCCGTCATATTCTGCCTAACTGTTTATCACCAATTTTGGTTATCTCTACGGTACAGGTGGCAAATGCCATCATGTCAGAAGCGGCACTTTCTTTCCTAGGTTTAGGGCTTCCAGTCGACCAACCGTCACTGGGTGCTCTGATTAGTACTGGTTTTAACTACATCTTCTCTGGAGCATGGTGGATCACTGCATTCCCAGGTGTGCTTTTGGTGACATTGGTTCTAGTTATCAACCTACTAGGCGACTGGTTACGTGACGTGTTTAACCCGAAAATCTATAAAGGGTGA
- a CDS encoding SPOR domain-containing protein has protein sequence MKLTMNVVCRAVVRNYRMGLIAASLLVSSQVNAESVLCDATQASTNQLPQLEQSCPIGKGVWGSKAPKHHSDNDLFWVQCGLLNKPLSLSKAKPLYEKISTNVWMKPEGGDYRCLIGPYSTFSDARKDLAQVRKVSGYGEAFIRMVDKSKTSSSQPVVTKAMKSKTAEPKTVKHQASVKAKVAAKPAPKPIAAAQKAAVASAAAIQAFPSHGANSDNDLNIEIRMTASVAGSKYAIPYLLGDEQQFYMEQGKPWSRLDYDSAELVCGKINMTLLSENQWQSLLGSKVMENQNWPMHLPYWGADKKGLFTNGNVNQLKGSSLLNVMCVK, from the coding sequence ATGAAGTTGACAATGAATGTTGTATGTCGTGCTGTGGTTAGAAATTATCGTATGGGGCTTATTGCTGCATCCCTGTTGGTATCAAGCCAAGTTAATGCCGAATCGGTTCTATGCGATGCGACTCAGGCAAGCACCAATCAGTTACCACAGCTAGAACAATCATGTCCGATTGGTAAGGGTGTTTGGGGCAGTAAAGCGCCTAAACATCATTCAGATAACGATCTGTTTTGGGTTCAATGTGGTTTGTTGAATAAGCCTTTGTCACTGAGCAAAGCAAAGCCATTGTATGAGAAGATTTCAACGAACGTATGGATGAAGCCCGAAGGTGGAGACTATCGCTGCCTAATTGGTCCTTATTCTACTTTTTCTGATGCGAGAAAAGACTTAGCTCAGGTACGTAAGGTTTCTGGGTATGGCGAAGCCTTTATTCGTATGGTTGATAAATCGAAGACCTCTTCTTCACAACCGGTCGTGACCAAAGCAATGAAGTCAAAAACGGCAGAGCCAAAAACGGTTAAGCATCAAGCCTCAGTTAAGGCTAAAGTAGCAGCGAAACCAGCGCCGAAGCCGATAGCTGCTGCTCAAAAAGCTGCAGTCGCGAGTGCTGCTGCCATTCAAGCTTTCCCTAGTCATGGTGCAAATTCAGACAATGATCTGAACATTGAAATACGCATGACAGCGAGTGTTGCGGGTAGTAAATATGCGATTCCTTATCTTTTAGGTGATGAACAACAGTTTTATATGGAGCAAGGTAAACCCTGGAGCCGACTCGATTACGACAGTGCCGAATTAGTATGTGGTAAGATTAATATGACGCTGTTGAGTGAAAATCAGTGGCAAAGTCTCTTAGGGTCGAAGGTCATGGAAAATCAGAATTGGCCAATGCACCTGCCTTATTGGGGCGCAGACAAAAAAGGCCTGTTTACCAACGGTAACGTAAACCAACTCAAAGGTTCCTCGTTGCTTAACGTGATGTGTGTGAAGTAG
- the gorA gene encoding glutathione-disulfide reductase, producing the protein MATHFDYICIGGGSGGIASANRAAMHGAKVALIEAQDLGGTCVNVGCVPKKVMWHGAQVAEAINLYSKDYGFDVDVKGFNWGKLVENRQAYIGRIHQSYDRVLGNNKINVIKGFAKFIDEKTVEVNGEHYTADHILIAVGGRPTIPNIPGAEYGIDSNGFFDLMEQPKRVAVIGAGYIAVEIAGVLSALGTETHLFCRKESPLRSFDPMIVETLVEVMEAEGPTLHTHSVPKEVVKEADGTLTLHLENGNTQNVDHLIWAIGRHPATDAINLASTGVETNDRGYIKVDEFQATNVPGIYCVGDIMEGGIELTPVAVKAGRQLSERLFNGQTNAKMDYTLVPTVVFSHPPIGTIGLTTQEAEDQYGKDNIKVYTSGFTAMYTAVTQHRQPCKMKLVCAGEEETVVGLHGIGFTVDEMIQGFGVAMKMGATKADFDSVVAIHPTGSEEFVTMR; encoded by the coding sequence ATGGCGACTCATTTTGATTACATCTGTATCGGCGGCGGTTCAGGCGGCATCGCATCAGCTAACCGCGCAGCAATGCACGGTGCAAAAGTTGCACTTATCGAAGCTCAAGACCTTGGTGGTACTTGTGTAAACGTTGGTTGTGTCCCTAAAAAGGTTATGTGGCACGGTGCTCAAGTTGCTGAAGCAATCAACCTATATTCAAAAGACTACGGCTTCGACGTTGACGTAAAAGGCTTCAACTGGGGCAAACTGGTTGAAAACCGCCAAGCGTACATTGGTCGTATCCACCAATCTTACGACCGTGTTCTTGGTAACAACAAAATAAACGTAATCAAAGGCTTTGCTAAGTTTATCGATGAGAAGACTGTTGAAGTTAACGGCGAACACTACACAGCAGATCACATCCTGATCGCGGTAGGTGGTCGTCCAACCATTCCAAATATCCCAGGTGCAGAATACGGCATCGACTCAAACGGTTTCTTCGATCTAATGGAGCAACCAAAACGCGTTGCGGTTATCGGCGCGGGCTACATCGCAGTTGAAATCGCAGGCGTTCTAAGCGCACTTGGCACAGAAACACACCTGTTCTGCCGTAAGGAGTCACCACTACGTAGCTTCGATCCGATGATCGTTGAGACATTGGTTGAAGTAATGGAAGCGGAAGGCCCAACACTTCACACGCACTCTGTGCCTAAAGAAGTAGTGAAAGAAGCAGACGGCACGCTGACTCTGCACCTAGAGAACGGCAACACTCAAAACGTTGACCACCTAATCTGGGCTATCGGCCGCCACCCAGCCACTGACGCTATCAACCTAGCATCAACTGGCGTTGAGACTAACGACCGTGGTTATATCAAGGTAGACGAGTTCCAAGCAACTAACGTTCCTGGCATCTACTGTGTTGGTGACATCATGGAAGGCGGTATCGAGCTAACTCCTGTTGCTGTTAAAGCAGGTCGTCAGCTTTCTGAGCGTCTATTCAACGGTCAAACAAACGCAAAGATGGACTACACGCTAGTTCCTACTGTTGTATTCAGCCACCCACCTATCGGCACTATTGGTCTAACGACTCAAGAAGCTGAAGACCAATACGGCAAAGACAACATCAAGGTATACACGTCTGGTTTTACTGCAATGTACACAGCAGTCACTCAGCACCGTCAACCTTGTAAGATGAAGCTAGTATGTGCTGGTGAAGAAGAGACAGTAGTTGGCCTACACGGTATCGGCTTCACTGTTGATGAAATGATTCAAGGCTTTGGCGTTGCAATGAAGATGGGCGCAACCAAAGCAGACTTCGACTCTGTAGTGGCGATTCACCCAACAGGCAGCGAAGAGTTTGTAACGATGCGCTAG
- a CDS encoding 23S rRNA (adenine(2030)-N(6))-methyltransferase RlmJ — translation MLSYRHSFHAGNHADVVKHIVQSLILNSLKQKDKPFVYHDTHSGVGRYDLTHEWSEKTGEYKQGIARIWAQTELPEDIQSYLESISALNNGEKLRFYPGSPRVARAHLRDQDRMVLTELHPADHPLLEQEFHRDRQVSIYKEDGFKRLKGSLPPKERRGLVLIDPPYELAKEYRDVVTAIAQSHKRWATGIYAIWYPVVNRCDIEDMIEGLEGLGINKILQIELGVSPDTNERGMTASGMIVINPPWKLESQMNEILPFLKEAIAPATGHFKVEWIVPE, via the coding sequence TTGTTAAGTTATCGCCACAGCTTCCACGCGGGCAACCATGCCGACGTAGTAAAGCATATCGTACAGAGCCTTATTCTTAATTCTTTGAAACAGAAGGATAAGCCTTTTGTTTACCATGACACTCACTCTGGTGTAGGTCGTTACGACTTAACGCATGAATGGTCTGAAAAAACAGGCGAATACAAACAAGGTATTGCACGCATCTGGGCACAAACAGAACTTCCTGAAGACATTCAAAGCTACCTTGAGTCTATCTCAGCACTCAACAATGGCGAAAAACTGCGTTTCTACCCAGGTTCACCACGTGTTGCACGCGCACACCTACGTGACCAAGACCGCATGGTACTGACTGAGCTTCACCCAGCCGATCACCCGCTGCTTGAGCAAGAGTTCCACCGCGATCGTCAGGTATCTATCTATAAAGAAGATGGTTTTAAGCGCTTGAAGGGCAGCCTGCCACCAAAAGAGCGTCGTGGTTTGGTGCTTATCGACCCGCCTTATGAGCTGGCAAAAGAGTATCGTGATGTTGTGACTGCGATTGCTCAAAGCCATAAGCGCTGGGCAACTGGTATCTACGCAATTTGGTACCCAGTGGTAAATCGCTGTGATATCGAAGATATGATCGAAGGACTTGAAGGCTTAGGCATCAACAAAATTCTACAAATCGAACTTGGCGTATCACCAGACACTAACGAGCGTGGTATGACAGCATCAGGCATGATTGTTATCAACCCGCCTTGGAAGCTAGAAAGCCAAATGAACGAAATTCTTCCATTCTTGAAGGAAGCAATTGCGCCGGCAACCGGTCACTTCAAAGTAGAGTGGATCGTACCCGAGTAA
- the prlC gene encoding oligopeptidase A gives MSNPLLTFTDLPPFSQIKPEHVKPAVEQVIEECRNKIEQVLEGNTSPSWDNLVAPIEEVDDRLGRIWSPISHMNSVMNSDELRDAYESCLPVLSEYGTWVGQHKGLFEAYKAIKASEAFSALDQAQQKTITDALRDFELSGIGLPADEQHRYGEISKRQSELGSQFSNNVLDATMGWSKQVTDVAELAGMPESALAAAQAAAEAKEQEGYLLTLDIPSYLPVMTYCDNQELRKELYEAYVTRASDRGPNAGKWDNTEIITEQLKLRHEIARMLGFSTYSEKSLSTKMAETPDQVLGFLNDLAVKAKPQGEREVEELRQFAEKEFGVSELNLWDIAYYSEKQKQNLFEISDEELRPYFPESNAVSGLFEVLNRVFGMSVTEREGVDTWHDSVRFFDIFDATGTLRGSFYLDLYAREHKRGGAWMDDCRGRRITESGDLQTPVAYLTCNFNKPVGDKPALFTHDEVVTLFHEFGHGIHHMLTQVEAGAVAGINGVPWDAVELPSQFLENWCWEEEALSFISGHFETSEALPKEMLEKMLAAKNFQSAMFILRQLELGLFDFTLHTEYDPEVGARVLETLADVKSKVSVLPSLDWNRFSHSFGHIFAGGYSAGYYSYLWAEVLSADAFSAFEEEGIFNTETGNRFLNNILEMGGSEEPMELFKRFRGREPQIDAMLRHAGISA, from the coding sequence ATGTCTAATCCGCTATTAACCTTCACGGACTTACCTCCGTTTTCACAAATCAAACCTGAGCACGTTAAGCCAGCGGTTGAGCAAGTGATTGAAGAGTGTCGCAACAAGATAGAACAAGTACTTGAAGGTAATACTTCACCAAGTTGGGACAACCTCGTTGCTCCGATTGAAGAAGTGGATGATCGTTTAGGCCGTATTTGGTCACCTATAAGCCATATGAACTCTGTTATGAACAGCGACGAACTGCGTGATGCTTATGAGAGCTGTTTACCTGTGCTTTCTGAGTACGGCACGTGGGTTGGTCAACACAAAGGTTTGTTCGAAGCGTATAAAGCGATCAAGGCGAGTGAAGCATTCTCTGCATTAGATCAAGCTCAACAGAAAACGATTACTGACGCACTGCGTGATTTCGAGTTGTCGGGTATTGGCTTACCTGCAGACGAGCAGCACCGTTACGGCGAGATCAGCAAGCGCCAATCTGAGCTAGGTTCTCAATTCTCAAACAACGTGCTTGATGCAACCATGGGTTGGAGCAAGCAGGTAACAGACGTTGCTGAACTGGCCGGTATGCCTGAGTCGGCATTGGCAGCAGCACAAGCCGCGGCAGAAGCTAAAGAGCAGGAAGGTTACCTACTGACTCTAGATATCCCATCATATCTACCGGTGATGACGTACTGTGATAACCAAGAACTGCGTAAAGAGCTGTACGAAGCTTACGTAACGCGTGCTTCAGATCGCGGTCCAAATGCTGGTAAGTGGGACAACACTGAGATCATCACTGAGCAACTTAAGCTTCGTCACGAGATCGCACGCATGCTTGGCTTTAGCACTTACAGCGAAAAATCTCTGTCGACTAAGATGGCAGAAACGCCAGACCAAGTACTTGGTTTCCTTAACGACCTAGCAGTAAAAGCCAAACCGCAAGGTGAGCGTGAAGTAGAAGAGCTACGTCAGTTTGCTGAGAAAGAGTTTGGTGTCTCTGAGCTAAACCTGTGGGACATCGCTTACTACAGCGAGAAACAAAAACAGAACTTGTTCGAGATCTCTGATGAAGAGCTTCGCCCATATTTCCCTGAGTCGAACGCAGTTTCTGGTTTGTTCGAAGTACTAAACCGTGTGTTTGGTATGTCTGTGACTGAGCGTGAAGGTGTGGATACATGGCATGATTCAGTGCGCTTCTTTGACATCTTTGATGCGACAGGCACATTGCGCGGTAGCTTCTACCTAGATCTATACGCACGTGAACACAAACGTGGTGGCGCTTGGATGGATGACTGTCGTGGTCGTCGTATTACTGAATCTGGCGATCTACAAACACCAGTCGCTTACCTAACGTGTAACTTCAACAAACCCGTCGGTGATAAACCAGCACTGTTTACTCACGATGAAGTGGTCACTTTGTTCCACGAATTTGGCCACGGTATTCACCACATGTTAACGCAAGTTGAAGCGGGCGCAGTCGCGGGTATCAACGGTGTGCCTTGGGATGCCGTTGAGCTACCAAGTCAGTTCCTAGAAAACTGGTGTTGGGAAGAGGAAGCGCTGTCGTTCATTTCTGGTCACTTCGAAACGAGTGAAGCGCTACCAAAAGAGATGTTAGAGAAGATGCTAGCGGCGAAGAACTTCCAATCTGCGATGTTTATCCTGCGTCAGCTAGAGCTTGGTCTGTTCGATTTCACACTGCACACAGAATACGATCCAGAAGTGGGTGCTCGCGTCCTAGAAACACTAGCGGATGTTAAGTCTAAGGTGTCGGTACTGCCAAGTCTTGATTGGAACCGCTTCTCACACAGCTTTGGTCATATCTTTGCTGGTGGCTACAGCGCGGGTTACTACAGCTACCTATGGGCAGAAGTATTGTCTGCAGATGCGTTCTCTGCATTTGAAGAAGAGGGGATCTTCAACACTGAAACCGGTAATCGTTTCTTGAATAACATTCTTGAAATGGGGGGGAGTGAAGAGCCGATGGAGCTGTTCAAGCGCTTCCGTGGTCGAGAGCCTCAAATCGATGCGATGCTGCGTCATGCGGGTATCAGCGCTTAA